A single region of the Salipaludibacillus sp. LMS25 genome encodes:
- the lgt gene encoding prolipoprotein diacylglyceryl transferase → MFIGTTQPLNPVAFELGPLTVYWYGLLIGLGAFIGYLIANREAKKRGMPTDMFADLLLFALPAAIIGARIYYVIFRWDHFAEDPVSMFYIWEGGLAIHGGLIGALLTAYIFARIKGLSFWKIADIAAPSIILGQAIGRWGNFMNQEVYGGEVSRSFLENLMLPDFIINQMYIQGAYHHPTFLYESLWNIAGFILLLWLRRVNLRRGELFITYAIWYSVGRFFIEAIRTDYLLIFDVLKTAQVVSIITVIGGIIILIYRRKTGLSAPRYLDDGTSSKSNKQKRRKPRKKK, encoded by the coding sequence ATGTTTATCGGAACGACCCAACCTTTGAATCCAGTTGCGTTTGAACTTGGACCACTCACTGTTTATTGGTACGGATTATTGATTGGACTTGGAGCTTTCATCGGCTATTTAATTGCTAACCGTGAGGCTAAGAAGCGGGGCATGCCTACCGATATGTTTGCCGATTTGCTGCTTTTCGCGTTACCGGCTGCTATTATAGGGGCTAGAATTTATTATGTCATTTTCCGATGGGATCATTTTGCGGAAGACCCTGTTAGCATGTTTTATATTTGGGAAGGTGGACTTGCCATTCATGGTGGGTTAATAGGTGCTCTTTTAACAGCTTACATTTTTGCGAGAATAAAAGGCTTATCTTTTTGGAAGATTGCAGATATTGCTGCACCGAGTATTATACTAGGGCAGGCTATTGGACGCTGGGGAAATTTTATGAATCAAGAAGTATACGGTGGTGAAGTGTCTAGAAGCTTTTTAGAGAACTTGATGCTTCCGGATTTCATTATTAATCAAATGTATATACAAGGTGCTTATCATCACCCGACATTTTTATACGAATCTCTTTGGAACATTGCCGGATTTATTCTCTTGTTATGGTTGCGTCGCGTTAACTTGCGGCGTGGTGAATTGTTTATTACGTACGCTATTTGGTATTCAGTGGGCCGATTTTTTATCGAAGCCATTAGAACAGATTATTTACTTATTTTTGATGTGCTCAAAACGGCCCAAGTCGTGTCTATAATTACGGTAATCGGTGGCATTATTATTCTTATATACCGCCGAAAAACAGGACTGTCAGCCCCGCGTTATTTAGATGATGGCACTTCTTCTAAATCGAATAAACAAAAACGACGTAAACCGAGGAAAAAGAAGTAA
- the hprK gene encoding HPr(Ser) kinase/phosphatase, translating into MGEVTAKDLIEEFKFKLLNDEEAVAFRPVTTSDISRPGMEMAGYFTYYPAKRIQLLGKTEMSFYDELDEEAQVDRMEGLCTYDTPAIILSRGMEAPEHLIEAADRVGVPVLSSPMTTTRLSSQLTTFLESRLAPMTAVHGVLIDIYGIGVLITGSSGVGKSETALDLVRRGHRLVADDSVEIREEHDNVLVGRAPELIKHLLEIRGLGIINVMTLFGAGSVRNFKRIGLTIDLEIWDQKKQYDRLGLDEETIRIFDTDLPKITLPVRPGRNLAVIIEVAAMNFRLKRMGINAAEQFSERLNHVIEESDREEY; encoded by the coding sequence ATGGGAGAAGTGACAGCAAAAGATTTAATAGAAGAATTCAAATTCAAATTGTTAAATGATGAAGAAGCCGTAGCATTTCGACCAGTAACGACAAGTGATATATCACGGCCTGGTATGGAAATGGCCGGATATTTTACATATTATCCGGCTAAACGCATTCAATTATTAGGTAAAACGGAGATGTCGTTCTATGACGAATTAGATGAAGAGGCTCAGGTCGATAGGATGGAAGGCCTTTGCACGTACGATACACCGGCAATCATTCTTTCAAGAGGAATGGAAGCGCCTGAACACCTCATTGAAGCGGCAGATAGAGTTGGGGTCCCTGTTCTTTCCTCACCAATGACGACAACACGTTTGAGCAGTCAACTGACAACATTTTTAGAAAGTCGTTTAGCGCCAATGACAGCAGTACATGGGGTTTTAATTGATATTTATGGAATAGGCGTTCTCATCACTGGATCAAGTGGGGTAGGAAAAAGTGAAACGGCGCTGGATCTTGTTAGAAGGGGACATCGTCTCGTGGCGGATGATTCTGTTGAAATTAGGGAGGAACATGATAATGTCCTCGTAGGTAGAGCTCCGGAGTTGATTAAACACTTGTTAGAAATTCGAGGGCTTGGAATTATCAATGTGATGACGCTTTTTGGGGCCGGGTCTGTTAGAAATTTCAAGCGAATCGGATTAACCATAGACTTAGAAATATGGGATCAGAAAAAACAGTACGATCGTCTCGGATTAGATGAAGAAACCATTCGAATTTTTGATACTGATTTACCTAAAATAACACTCCCTGTGAGGCCGGGGCGAAATTTAGCTGTTATTATTGAAGTGGCAGCGATGAATTTTCGCTTGAAACGAATGGGGATTAATGCAGCAGAACAGTTCTCTGAACGGCTTAATCATGTTATTGAAGAAAGTGACAGAGAAGAGTATTAA
- a CDS encoding phage holin family protein, producing MGWLLQIIVNAAVLLIIAHFFQGVEVASISSAIMASVILAIVNLIVKPILVVLTLPVTVITLGLFLFVINAVTLMLTASIMGSSFVIQGFGLAIVVAIIFAILSALIHSFIVDPLTKR from the coding sequence ATGGGATGGCTTCTGCAAATTATCGTAAATGCAGCGGTTCTTCTTATTATCGCTCATTTTTTCCAAGGAGTAGAAGTAGCAAGCATTTCCTCAGCAATAATGGCAAGTGTCATTCTAGCTATCGTGAATCTAATTGTGAAACCAATATTAGTCGTCTTGACCTTGCCTGTTACGGTTATAACTCTTGGCTTGTTCCTTTTCGTTATTAATGCTGTCACATTGATGCTTACTGCGTCTATTATGGGAAGCAGTTTTGTCATCCAAGGCTTTGGTTTAGCTATTGTTGTAGCGATCATTTTCGCCATCCTTAGTGCGCTTATTCATTCATTTATCGTTGATCCCCTTACAAAAAGATAA
- a CDS encoding PspC domain-containing protein gives MKRLYRTSHDRKLAGICGGLGHYFNIDPTIVRIVLLFLIIPFNVGIILAYVIGIFVIPDEMDVA, from the coding sequence ATGAAGCGCTTATACCGAACGAGTCATGACCGTAAACTAGCAGGAATATGTGGCGGGTTAGGTCACTATTTCAATATTGATCCTACGATTGTAAGAATAGTTTTGCTTTTTCTCATTATCCCATTTAATGTGGGGATTATTTTAGCCTATGTTATCGGTATATTTGTTATTCCAGATGAAATGGATGTGGCGTGA
- a CDS encoding DUF4097 domain-containing protein translates to MHEERKMILKMIEDGKISAEEGLQLLNALKENDKGDPTPEQPKSAKQAKGPHSETNAMDSETDPRKKQTDYYMTKDVKWDKDGYRRSQEKSSSFATKFSEFIDEAVQKIKEVDLDFNFGSAVDVHHIFQHRDASVKDVNIHIENGNITFCPWEEKDIRVECRVKVYKVRDTEEARRQFLNDVTFHYNDEKLKLESRKKTMKVNTIIYVPKKELEKITLYAFNGKIAGENVTVRSIDSRTVNGKITFNELTAESVQVETVNGAISIDHLNAKQCDVKTMNGTVTINTVKGDLEAETLNGTIHYTLLNKSDARAYIKTTTGSVNVNLPKDIKVEGELKSSVGGIKCDLPAMSVIDEKKEFASKKMSFLSNKQAESRFFIEAEVATGTISIQN, encoded by the coding sequence ATGCATGAAGAGAGAAAGATGATACTAAAGATGATTGAAGATGGGAAAATTTCTGCTGAGGAAGGATTACAGCTCCTAAATGCATTGAAGGAAAATGATAAGGGTGACCCCACACCAGAGCAACCTAAATCAGCAAAACAAGCTAAAGGACCTCATAGTGAAACGAATGCTATGGACAGTGAAACCGATCCGCGTAAAAAACAGACCGACTATTATATGACGAAAGATGTTAAATGGGATAAAGATGGGTATCGTCGCTCGCAGGAAAAGTCCTCTTCGTTTGCTACGAAGTTTTCAGAGTTTATTGATGAAGCGGTTCAAAAGATAAAGGAAGTAGATTTAGATTTTAATTTTGGATCAGCTGTTGACGTACATCACATTTTTCAGCATCGTGATGCGTCTGTAAAAGATGTGAACATCCATATAGAGAATGGGAATATTACGTTTTGCCCCTGGGAAGAAAAGGACATACGCGTGGAATGCCGTGTGAAAGTGTATAAGGTGCGCGATACGGAAGAAGCTCGGAGACAATTTTTAAACGACGTCACGTTTCATTATAATGATGAAAAACTTAAACTTGAATCACGTAAAAAAACGATGAAAGTTAACACGATTATATACGTACCAAAAAAAGAACTGGAAAAAATCACTCTTTATGCGTTTAATGGTAAAATTGCAGGGGAAAATGTGACGGTAAGGAGTATTGACAGTCGTACAGTCAACGGGAAAATCACATTTAACGAACTAACTGCAGAGAGTGTGCAAGTAGAAACGGTTAATGGCGCGATTTCAATTGACCATTTAAATGCTAAACAGTGCGATGTAAAGACAATGAATGGTACTGTTACTATTAATACTGTAAAAGGGGATTTAGAAGCTGAAACACTTAATGGTACCATTCATTATACCCTTTTAAACAAATCAGATGCTAGAGCTTATATTAAAACGACGACAGGCAGTGTGAATGTCAATCTCCCTAAGGATATCAAGGTAGAGGGAGAATTGAAGTCTTCTGTTGGAGGCATTAAATGTGATTTGCCTGCCATGTCAGTTATTGACGAGAAAAAGGAATTTGCTAGCAAAAAAATGTCTTTCCTCTCAAATAAACAAGCTGAATCGCGTTTTTTTATTGAGGCTGAAGTAGCTACAGGGACGATATCTATTCAAAATTAA